The Alkalihalophilus pseudofirmus nucleotide sequence TCCAGCACCGATTTTTCCTAAACCGATCACACCTAACGTCTTGCCTGCTAAGCCCACGCCCACAACATTCGGCCACTTATTTTGTCTTACCTCTTGATCAAGGGGGAGGAATTGTCTGGCATGAGCAATCATCAATCCACATACAAGCTCCGTCACAGCTTGGGACCCTCCAGGTGTTGTAAGAATCTTGATTCCTTTTTCCTGTGCTGCCTCTTTATCAATATGAGCAGTCCCAGAGCCAGTTTGAGCAATCAGCTGAAGATTTGGCAGCTTGATGAGAAGCTCTTGTGTAAAGTGGGTACGCTCTCGAATCGGGACAATGATATCGGCATTTCGAATACGGTCTACTAATTCATCTCCCTCTGCCTGATCATAAAAAATTTCCATCTCTACATTTGCTAAAGAGGGCTGTTCAAAGGATATTCGATCAGTGGTGCGTTCATAATCATCTAAAATAACAAGCTTCATCATGTCTCCTACTTTCTATTTCTTCATACAATTTATTTCCATAAGAGCCTCTTACATTCCTCCTAAATAAAAAAGAAGCTATCTCCATTATGAGACAGCTTCTAGTGGTTAAAAAATAAAAGATAGGGTCATCCCGCCTACTGCACCCGTTAAAACGATGACCCATGGGGCCCATTTGTAATAGACAAGCATCGTAAATAATAATGCAGCGAATGCAAAATCAATAGCTGATAAAATAGAAGTTGTAAAAATCGGGTGATAAAATGCTGAGATCAAAATCCCAACTACAGCCGCATTCACGCCCATCAATGCTCCTCTTACTTTATCCTGACGACGCAGTGCATCCCAAAAAGGGAGAGCTCCTAATATTAATAGAAAAGCAGGCAAGAAAATAGCCGCAGTCGCAAGCAGTCCTCCCTGCCAGCCGTTTATCACAGCTCCAAGATAAGCAGCAAACGTGAATAAAGGTCCTGGTACAGCTTGTGCTGCCCCGTATCCTGCAAGAAAGGCTTCTTCACTTACCCAGCCAGTTGGAACAAATTCACGCTCTAACAGCGGCAAGACAACATGACCGCCGCCGAAAACAAGGGAGCCTGCACGATAAAAGCTATCAAACATGGCTACCCAGTTGTATGCTGTCATCTCTCTTACTATAGGAAGAAGAATTAACAGTCCAAAAAATATTATTAAACAAACCGAGGCAAAACGCTTGCTGATCGGAAAGTTCATTTTCACCTGGTCTACGTTATCATGGTTTTTATACAACATGTACCCGGCCATAGCTGCTAGCAGGATGACCCCCACTTGTGTAAACGCTGTTTGCCACAAAAGCGTACCCATCAAGGCTGCTAAAGCAATCGTTTTTCGTTTCACATCGGGTGTTAAATTTTTAGCCATACCGAGAATTGCGTGGGCAACAACAACGACAGCAACAATTTTCAGCCCGTGAATCCATCCAGCACCCCCGGCATCAAACGTCTGAACAAGCAGGGCAAACACGATTAAAGCAATAACAGAAGGCAGCGTAAACCCGATAAATGAAACGATTCCTCCTATCACTCCTGCTCGCATCACACCGATCCCTATGCCGACCTGACTGCTGGCGGGGCCCGGTAAAAACTGCGCCAGTGCTACAAGGTCTGCATAGCTTGACTCGTCCATCCACTTACGCTTTCGCACATATTCTTGATGAAAATATCCTAAGTGCGCAACAGGACCGCCAAATGATGTAAGACCCAGTCTTGTAGAAATAATTAAAAGTTCAATGAGTGTTTTAAAGCCTATTTCTTTTTTTTGTGCCATCTTTGTCTCCTCTAGTTGATTTATCCTTCCTTTAATGTATCATTACACAGGCCAGTTCTCAATTTCACCAAGAAACCTTTACATAGACTTAACAATGTCGATTTTTTTACTCCTTGCTTCTTTCATTGTCTGTCTATACGGAGGATGGTACGATGAAACTATTATTGTTTCATAAAGGAAGGAAAACACTCATGATTCTACGTAAAGTTCTAGTCGCTATTCTTACTAGCTTCTTTGTTATTCTCTTTGGGTCTACCTACATCAGCTCTTGGGACATGTTTCAAACGTTTTATGAAGCCTGGTTTTTTGTTTCTTTATTCGCTGTAACGGGAATTCTCTTTTATCTGCTGCCTGTATCCGTGCTTGCCGAGTTTATTAGCCGTAAATACACGAATTCCATTGTGCGAGGAGGCATTTCCCTTGCTATTCATATCGCGCTCGTTGCTTTATTTGGGTTATGGGATGCAAATTTAGGTTATATTGCCATCTTCGCAGCGTTTGGCTTTTTTGTGATTGATGAATTGACGAGAAACTTCTATGACATACCTGTGATGAAAAAGCTGATTGTCTTCTCAACCATCGCAACAGGACTTATTACAGTTTGTTTAATGATTATCGGATTCATGAGCACCCCCACCAGCTAACAACATTACAAAAGCTGTCCCGCGTATTGCAGGACAGCTTTGTTCGTATAGGAAAGGACGCAATAATGTTATATGTTGAGGTCATACTGGCTTATATTGACGCATATCCCGTCTAAAGCGGCGCAATTACTTGTGATTGGCGCAATGGAGGCGGATATGAACGCAATAAGGCGATGATTGCACGCAATTGAATTTGTCTCTGACCCATAAACGGTCGGAAAAGATACAATTACTGTTCAACCAGAGTCGAACCAATCAGAGTCGCATCCTCAGCACATACCAGGCCAATCCTTCCTATTTGTTATTATTCATGCTCAGCAATTTCTT carries:
- a CDS encoding D-2-hydroxyacid dehydrogenase family protein, which translates into the protein MMKLVILDDYERTTDRISFEQPSLANVEMEIFYDQAEGDELVDRIRNADIIVPIRERTHFTQELLIKLPNLQLIAQTGSGTAHIDKEAAQEKGIKILTTPGGSQAVTELVCGLMIAHARQFLPLDQEVRQNKWPNVVGVGLAGKTLGVIGLGKIGAGVAVIAKAFGMRVIAWGPRLTEERALAHNVEYVELEDLFSQSDFLSVHVRLVPETKNLIKAEHFEMMKRSAFFMNTSRGEVVDEGALVHALETKQIAGAGLDVFIEEPLKEGHPLTLLDNVILTPHIGWKTDSTFEMFLNKALDNVTKYLKNKAKTKN
- the chrA gene encoding chromate efflux transporter, with amino-acid sequence MAQKKEIGFKTLIELLIISTRLGLTSFGGPVAHLGYFHQEYVRKRKWMDESSYADLVALAQFLPGPASSQVGIGIGVMRAGVIGGIVSFIGFTLPSVIALIVFALLVQTFDAGGAGWIHGLKIVAVVVVAHAILGMAKNLTPDVKRKTIALAALMGTLLWQTAFTQVGVILLAAMAGYMLYKNHDNVDQVKMNFPISKRFASVCLIIFFGLLILLPIVREMTAYNWVAMFDSFYRAGSLVFGGGHVVLPLLEREFVPTGWVSEEAFLAGYGAAQAVPGPLFTFAAYLGAVINGWQGGLLATAAIFLPAFLLILGALPFWDALRRQDKVRGALMGVNAAVVGILISAFYHPIFTTSILSAIDFAFAALLFTMLVYYKWAPWVIVLTGAVGGMTLSFIF